The DNA window CTTCGGAATAACGTTACTATAATATATAAactttataattatattatatatacaaaatttataaattaattagtaaaatttgcaaatttacCCACCAATTTATACATGTTTTTCGCCGGATTCAAGGTGCCAACATTATTTGACTCAACGCCTTTGGCTACGCGTAGACGAGCATCATTATggtaacaaagaaaaacttgccGTAGTGAATCACTTAGTCCAGTATTTGAACAAGAAAAGgctgaaaatccagaaaattttatttttccacaaacatttccttccagaagaataatataataaatgagcGCTTTTACTTACCAGCTCTTTTCTGGCGACAAAGTGCAGTGCTTGAAAGGGAAAACGTAACGACCTGTAATTGGAAATAATGAGTTACCTTCTTATCAAAtatctacttttttattattattttaaaataaaatcaccAAAGAAATaactaacaaaaaataatattatataatataaaatctaaaaagaacaaataataaaataataatatataatacaatataatgcAAAACCTActgctaaaaaataaaatgtatttcaaatatattttaaaataatgatCTTTTAAAAGAATAGGGTAGAATCTgttctaaaatctaaaaaaatataaacaaaaaaaaataaatatacatatataaaatataaattattacaAATTAATAATCTTTCTTGTTAAGTTAATAAATTAGTTAAATGACAAATTAATAGTACttaatcaatatttttttatcataggaatcttgaatattttttttctgagtaaaATCCGTCCTAGAATCTCTATACTGCAACTTACCAAGACTAGCAGAACGCTTGAAGGGACCATTCTCGGTGGATTGTTTTTGgcatgatttttttcgccTATATACTCAGTCTGGCAGCAAAAATGCGGGCAGAGGGGattattcaaacaaaaacgTGAAATGCTCAGAAATCACTGCGAACAGTTCGCAAAACATCTGTCTGCGATCGTTGGTACTCAGGTTTTTCAacggcttggtgagcacaagggcggactcgaacctccgttGGATTGTGTGGACAcggcagaacctcttaccgactgcgctacacccgcccacgGTTTTTTAACTGCTCCTTGTTGGTGTTCGGTGGTGTTATGGTGTTCTGTGGTTACTGTGAGGTTAAATAGATAAATTATGGATTATCAGCGACATCATCGAAGCGTCAgccgtaataaaaaaattgttaaaaatcTCAGACCTTCGCTTGCTCCACATACATTATCGAcatatttgtggattttcagTGGTACTCCGGGAGATTTGGAAAAGGTGTCCAGTGAgcaacccaaaaaaaaagatttatatCGTAACGTAGCCACTGTTTCAATCTCCAGCGCTCTTTCAGTTGGTACGCCATGGTATTTAGGGAAGTAGTAACAAGTAAATTTTTCATATGCAGTTCGTTCGGCTACCACATTTCCTGTGAGTCTTCTCTGCTTCTCCCGGgtaaaaaatgtttattattacGACTTTATTTGATTAGTGTCCTAGAAATTTTGCCACTTTTATATTTTCCTCCCCTATATTTTCCTAAgcacactttttttcatctgttcGTACACGAATTCGGTATAAAATGCTTAAATCCTTGCAAATGAAATTCCTTAAATTTTTgtaatgaagagaagaaagctgGTAAATTTAGGAAATAGACATGGCTTCGGACCGATTATGGTGTCAGGATAAGATGTATCTAAATCTTAGCAGCAaatgtttcttcttcaaacaCCGTGTGTATTCATCTACGATTATCATCTTGTGGGCATTGGAAAATTCGGgaaattcacaattttttctggacttGATATTGGTGAAAGAAAGTCTATTCCTACTTTCTCTAAGGAAAACGCTGTCGAACTCCTGTAGAACCCAAGTTCACTAATAATGTTTTTATTGCTTTAAgtagtatttaaaaaaaatgtgaacagtAACAAAAATCACCCGTTGAAATGAATTACATACATAATTgtcattttctgtttattcaaATCTTGATTTCGTCACAAAATacgttgtttttctgttttaatttCATGTAGGTtgttagtttgaaaaaaaaagtcaaacacCGTAAACAAAGATCGTTGCACGACGGGATTTGATGATCCTcataaaaaatacagtaacttCTCAATTTCAGTTCGTGATGAGGCAAATATAGGTTGAAAAGTCATTAAAACGCATTTTAATGTTTCTAGGTTCGGAATAATTGGTACAGTCGAGTagtaccacttttttctttgaaccaTACCCATTCCTGTAAGAAAAGCGACCGAAGGCTATTGGTTTATTGGAAAAGCAAGACCTAGTCCTAGCACAGTGTACTGTATTAATACTGGATTGTAATCTACTATTTGCTTAACTTATATGAAGTAGGgtacaaatatttattcaacTCGTCTATGTACAAATATCTGATACTAATATCATAAAGGTTTAGTGTAAAGTAAacaccttcaatttttctctcaactaaaatgtttttatttttaattttaatacgTAAGAATCGGTTATTCAACGTCAATTTTGTTACTTCTGTAGCAAGCTGAGAATCTCTTTTGAATGGAACAAGACattcattttggaaaaaaaaactgctcccAAGTAGTTATGCAATGAGAATACTTAAAGACTTCTCACTTAAAGAACTTATTTACTATTGTATCATGAAAATTTAGGAATTTATACTCAGTACTGAGGTGCTGAACTGAATTTGTGCTCCTGTGTTCTCCCTCTATTGCTcctgatctctttttttaaagtaaaagttAAGTCTTTAAGTGCattaaagaaaagtaaaagtcACTGGAgtgtcaatccacttgggatgcgccaccgcgttttACCGGAATCCGTAATCCGTTAggttttggggaaaaaaaaggcttgtgggcccatacaatgacttacgaaggccagccgatgatcgagtcagtgtttttatccttcctcccagacaaatctgataccaacttatcgatgccggagtgatgaaagggTTGCTATGTAacggggcggtttcgaaccatcgaccacgTGGCTACAACGAACCTCTAGCCGACTGTGCCACACCCACCACCTTTGATCTCTTTTTTGGCAGCAAAAAACGTAGAGAAGTCCAATGGAGACGATTTTTCTCGTTTAAATATCTTTGTGCCGGTCCTCTTTGTTCGTGAACTACGGACTGATAACTCTGATTTCATCGAAAAGGCAACTTGTGCTGTAAagttttctgcagttttcgcTGAGATGTCGCCTACCAGTTTAAATGTACCATTGAACATTTATGcaatattttccttcttctataCTACTGTAATGAGAACCTTGAAGACGAAATTATGTAATTGTTGAGGATAAGTGAGGAAGAAAGTAACATAGATAGTAAAATATTGTAGAGATCAAGTTGggtttatttagttatttaaaaatttttttaaactttatttataaattttcatatactttataccatattttttaaaatattttttatgtacatattttatttatgtatttcgttttcctaattttttaaaataaatttatatttagttatttagttagtttatttaatttatggATGGGATTACTGCTGAGGATTTTGGCATAAATGCATGAAGGATGAAGTTCACAAAATTGAACCGATTCGGTTGTGCTTAAGTCtccgattttatttttgaaaaatcagttaataaatctcaaaattgtttgaggtttatgaatttatgtgcagccttacaataaATAACGAGTACGAACCGATTTTTCAagtcactttttattttttaaacaataaaaataatataaaaatagaaaaaaaggaaatataatataaaaatagaaaaagaaagaaagagaagaaagactaaatcttttaaaaagatCTAACAGATTTAATTTCTCTATTCTGGATGGGAGAGGGATAGCACTAttgcggttccgaaccatcgatcgtgcattcGCAACCCAACttcttatcgactgcgctacgcaCGAACAAATATTGATGTGTACGAACAGaggtgaagtttttttcttttactaagGTCCCATGAAAAACCACTGTTGCGCGGCTAGCAGcgattttcctcaaaaaaaaagatcaacatAAATGAATTGAGGTAATCTTAGAAACCAATAAACCGCTGATCcctaaaaagtgaaaataacgGGAAATTACATTTATAGACATGAAATGTTATCTTAATTGTCGATAACATTATGGCAAGAtggaaaactataaaattccTTGAAAGTCTAAATGGTTCTTCTCCGCATTTGAGTGATCGAAGACTTTCGAAAGGTCAGCGCTGCTTTTCGAAcgcattattttttctgaaaagagaaaaatcataCCATATTTGTAATGTGAAAGAACCTTATTTTTTATCCAAATACACAAACTTCATGCATCTCAGCATTCTCTTCAACGGGTTTCGGTTTGGAAGTTGCCCACGGTGCTGGTTGATCTGTGAAGACGGGGAACGAGAGTAGATTTGCCTAAAACAGCcaggatatatatatatatatatatatatatatatatatatatatatagtttaGTGGAAAATTTTAAGAGTGGAagcattcattttctttcattcttatcATTTAAACATTCAAGCACAGTCAATGGTCGCATAATTTATGTTCATTCCAAAATAATCCGTGGATTTCGCACAATTTCGGATAGTATAGCATAATTTTGCAAGGCAATCGTTGCGATAAATTGGATAtatcgctttttttgtttactgaaTCAACGcggttattaaaaaaaaccttaataTGTCGAAAacagttgtagaaaaaaatgacataggCTTAAAATGACCTAAGCacaatttttagaattattttgaagcaacggctaatttttaattttctaataaatGTGATACTCCAATATCTGCAATATCCGTTTCTTCCCTTCCCCCTTcgtaaactaaaataaatgaataaatataaataaagataaatcaGCTGCAGTGTTTATACTACATGCCCATGAGTCGCTCTGAGGATCAATCACTTTTTAATCTGATAAAACTCACCGTGATCATAATCACTCCACAACAAAGAAATACCAGCGCCCATTGCATTTTGTTCGAATCATCATCGACGAGAGCATTCACTAATCCTGGAGCAGTGAACAAAGCCACACATTTCATAAACTGAATTGTCGCTATGACGACATGAGCATGTTGTCTGAAACCAATATGAGTAAatttaatagaattttttttataaagttgaatgaataacaatgaaaaaataactgtCCTATAATAACCGTAACGATTCTGGACTTACACTCACCTTGCAACGAAAGTCCCACACTTGTAGAAACCACCACAATTACAACTGCTAAGTGTATGGATAAGGGAGAATATAAAAACAGCCACCCATTTATATTCAAGAGGAATAAACCTGTAATATTAAGAACAATAACGTAAACTTGTAGATTGAGATAGTACTAAGGTGTTCAGCTGTTTGTTTGGAAGTgcgttttaaattttgtcgtagttattccaagaaaaatctaaaaaatacaaatagagttcgggaaaaatgtagttgggggagggaGCACTCAagcattctttcttttttctcttagtaactttaacttacatgtcatagatcctccgAAACAAAACAACTAAGATCTTAGGGATGCGACTAATTTATtgtagttatttacttccagaaataagagcgcgactGAGTGGCCCTACAACTACATACACTTAGTCTCCCTTTATCCTCCAGCTCTAGATAGGACATCCTAAAAATGTTGTGAATCCATCACGGACATAAAACCTATGCAGAATCTAGCTAAGGTTGTAGCGCATGAGCGTTTCCAGAGGGGCTATTGGGCacctgaaaaatttcctagcATCGAACACAAACTCTCGTCTTCAGCGGCGTCAGAAATAGcgtttattctattctattgcTAAATACAGTCAGTCTAAGGAATTCAAATGCTCTTCTAGAATTAGAACATGGAATGCTTATCGGTATCTCGGTGTCTTACACTGTAAAAAAAGGTTAGCTGGAAATTATCAGCGGTGGACACTGTTGACTGTTAAGATATTAAAAATGATAATTATATCACAGCGCCCATTATTTTGATTTCACATCATATCTGAAAAATAAGCGGACCATGGTATCTGTCCACATGTGCAATTTGTGCTCTAGGATTCTTCGTATAAAAGAGAGTTCACTCACTCACCCAACAAAACAGAACATTGCACCAACCACACCAACTGAAATTGTattgaaaatgttcatttttgttgtttccgaAAGgaatctgaaacaaaaaaagaattgtgcgGGAAAAAAGGAGTGGATAGGTTGGAAAATGATACTTTATACGATCGCTAGCGAGTCCGGCGACGACTTTGCACGGCAGTTGAGCGACTGTCGTCAGTGAGACCAGCAGCCCGGTGGTGTCGATTTCGAATCCGAACACGTGACGGAAATAAATCGGTGAATACGTGGAAAGAAGGATCATAGCGGACATCTCACAGAAAGCATTGAACCACACGGAAAGAATAGCTGGGCTTGTGAGCAGATCCTGAGGAATAAATCTGTTTTCAGTCCTAGTTAACTAAGGTAAACATTAGAATTATTTACAACAAACAGCACATTTTCTGGCTGatttcattctaaaaaaaattggtaaacCTACTCAGTCATTTATAAACCTCAGTGCTTTTCCTGGCTGACCTaactcctaaaaaaaaccaactctGTCTCTGAGGAGGCTACcttaaaaatatcaaaaaaaagaatcagagCTAAAATGAGGTCATAATGGCTTTCCATTCGAGCCATGCTGGAAAtgtaatatttctaaaaaattactaaaaataatttctaatttttatataaattaaataaataatagcaaCAAACTCTGGAAAATACTGAAACAACagatttattcttattttttattttattttatttttatttttttttacagaacaaCGTATCCTTCAAGAGCCTGGTAgatctattgattttttcaattactattatttatcatgaatttttctattattatttcatttattcaagtTAATGGTGTATTCTTCCAAACTCATAGTCACATCATAAAATCCCAAAAGTTTAAGTACTTAAATGAGTTCCCAATGACCTCACAAGATCCAAATTATAAGGAAAACTATGGTGTACGTAAAAGTGCGTAAAATACACCATACCTTGTAAGGTACATCTTTCTTGTGTTCAATATGTTCtgcactttttcctttctgaaaatcagaaagaaatcgaTGAAAAAGACCTcagacagaagaaaaacagtcaCGGAATGACTGAAAAAGAGGAACCTGAATATGTTTCAATTCCTTCTCGGACACTCTTGAGGATATTTCTGGTTTATCCGTATAATAAAGGAACCAAAGAGAAAAAGCAATGGCACCGAATGCCCCGTGCAAATAATACGATGATTTCCATCCAAGCGACGAGCTGCACAGCTGAAACACTCGTTCTACTTACTTATTAATCCCTGGATAGTGTGGATTCACGGGGACTCACCAATCCAGTCACCGCATTCGTAACAATAGCAGAAATTGGAGTGAATGAGGTAAGAAATGCTATGTATATTGCAGTTTCAGACAGCGGAGCCCAACGAACGCATACCAAGCCGATAGCGGCAAAATCTGCGGAATACGCCAATCCCTGAAAGTTATCCACGAAAAAATCCAACAGGAAAGAATTGAATGaattcaaagttttctttacATCAGTAATGTATTTACattacaaaaacaagaaaagttaccattcttttttggtttttctcctgATCTCATGTTTAGTTCACGCAAAATCACGTTTGATTGCCTAGTGTTGAAGGATTAATATAAGAAAATTAGagatataagaaaataaaaatgtaagaaaagagaaatatgcGGAAGAAAgatagttttattttaaaactgtataaattttgaaataaaacatttttttctacatagtttatattttacattctattttttttctatataataataaaccaGGGAAGAattgtataatttttttttctttttttcttgacatcaGTTATGTATTTACATAATATTTGACACAGaattaaacaaacaaaaacaaatgctgAGAGGGAACGGTTCAGagaaggaatgaaaacaataaattggCGGAAAAAACTCagataaatattaaataatgaTTGTTAATATAATTGGTAATTACACgtaagaaatttcattttgatttgaaataattgtttgatttctattgttagaaatcgataaattggtagatgttagaaatcttaaaaattcaCCTGAAGAAAACGAACGATGAGGAGTGAAACGAGCCCCAATCGAGCAGCTGTGGGGATTAAAAGCGTAGAAATTGTCGACGTAATCCCTGCGACTAAGAATGGATACctgtaattttataatttggaaagaaaaactggtacatcctttaaaaaacataaaatttaaacCTCGCTCCGTAtttgatataaaaataattgataGGGAATGTCCCGATGATCGTCCCAACAGCCACAGCCCAAATGATagcgcttttttctctttgcgaATAATCATATATACTCTTGATGGtctgaaattatgaaaaaaacacttcctaATTCGAATTTGTGCATTTGAGATAAAAATGAGCATAATAATCTTAAAAATGTCAaccttaaaattaaaaaaaaaacgtttgaagTCTTTTTTCGACTTTGAAAACAGGATCTATATGTGTTTCTAATGTTTGCATTGCCTTCAAGATCCCAAGGagcactttttaaaaaaaaaacgcattaaAGTGCCTTACGTCTTCGACTATATTCATTAATTggctcattttttaaaagtattgaTTCTATtgtgattatattatttttatttctttaattatCTAAAAAAATCGTTAGTTATTATCATCAATTAATcgttaattaaaaattatctaAGAAAACGGAATGTTGTTAAGCAGTAGCTAATAAAACGTCCTGCATTCAAAACTTCTTAATATTCGAATTTTAtcttattatatatattattactacagtatattatatttttcatatatATTATACTACCTATAATGTTAAATTTTACAAACAGAGGCAacttttataattattattaatttattaatttatttattaattttatctaTAACATTGAAGTTTTAACTAATTGaaatttaatattattgttatgctatgtatatatatatattattatagttttatatttatatttctatagATCTTCTAATAATAAAACTGGAATTAAATAAGGCGAGTGTTGGATTTCTTATGATTGAATGACCTCAGGCAACATCTTCGGGCGGAGTTCAGCCGATAAGCGCTCAGTTTCTTAGATCCCTTAGGTCCTCTAGCAGATCAACTCCGTAGTACTGTAGTGTTCTTGAGGCTTTTGTACAGTGGCCTGTATTTGTTTGTCCAGGTAGCGCATACTACAACAATCCTTCCTATCACTCTATCATTTTCTCACACCTTCTCTCTCTCCTCATTCCGCCTTAGTCGAATATGGAAGAGAACGTGCTGTCGATTTTTGAATAGAGAAGAAATCAGAGATTTTTCGACTAGTATAACCATAAAGTTTTATGAATCACGTTAAGATCATTTCTCGTTCTTCTTAGAAGATCAAACAGTTCATTTCTGAATGATTCAACAAGTATTACATTATAAACAATAAGAATACGCAATTATGCGTGCGCATTTccatttctaaaaaaacaaaaacaaaactggaCGTCATCCTGGCCGGAGGGATTTGATTAATGGTATGGAAACCAACGTATGAAATAACGTATGTGAAACTGTTCAACTGCGGATGGCAATTAGATCAATTAGTTTCGCTatatgaacagaaaaacagcTGTGGATT is part of the Necator americanus strain Aroian chromosome V, whole genome shotgun sequence genome and encodes:
- a CDS encoding hypothetical protein (NECATOR_CHRV.G17422.T2) encodes the protein MSDVVEIGNGTIKSIYDYSQREKSAIIWAVAVGTIIGTFPINYFYIKYGARYPFLVAGITSTISTLLIPTAARLGLVSLLIVRFLQGLAYSADFAAIGLVCVRWAPLSETAIYIAFLTSFTPISAIVTNAVTGLLCSSSLGWKSSYYLHGAFGAIAFSLWFLYYTDKPEISSRVSEKELKHIQKGKSAEHIEHKKDVPYKDLLTSPAILSVWFNAFCEMSAMILLSTYSPIYFRHVFGFEIDTTGLLVSLTTVAQLPCKVVAGLASDRIKFLSETTKMNIFNTISVGVVGAMFCFVGFIPLEYKWVAVFIFSLIHTLSSCNCGGFYKCGTFVARQHAHVVIATIQFMKCVALFTAPGLVNALVDDDSNKMQWALVFLCCGVIMITANLLSFPVFTDQPAPWATSKPKPVEENAEMHEKK
- a CDS encoding hypothetical protein (NECATOR_CHRV.G17422.T1), which produces MILFAMLAYYLIFLIVLNTNLLGIYWLSTLMNWAVMVKRNGAVFILLNKVSNYLVGVVNASAYFVMFTTLFLKGVLTFKKNNEIKMTVQENEDDSEEFLAPVETLPTISWHSCYNWWCSAVGKRFRCGCMADRRFFAHLIASLTALFYMDWIKYQILWIGLGAFAYAPYFTVVLLNIVITFHRLVYTAFPVGANNYLKKSISQVLCMVVFEILFFIYWEFWSMEGYGAWDLVIAETTNLLFFDALVVPYLILNRMNIATNRYRFIVLAIGVMCLTSICSNYIIINFTFICMREDMSDVVEIGNGTIKSIYDYSQREKSAIIWAVAVGTIIGTFPINYFYIKYGARYPFLVAGITSTISTLLIPTAARLGLVSLLIVRFLQGLAYSADFAAIGLVCVRWAPLSETAIYIAFLTSFTPISAIVTNAVTGLLCSSSLGWKSSYYLHGAFGAIAFSLWFLYYTDKPEISSRVSEKELKHIQKGKSAEHIEHKKDVPYKDLLTSPAILSVWFNAFCEMSAMILLSTYSPIYFRHVFGFEIDTTGLLVSLTTVAQLPCKVVAGLASDRIKFLSETTKMNIFNTISVGVVGAMFCFVGFIPLEYKWVAVFIFSLIHTLSSCNCGGFYKCGTFVARQHAHVVIATIQFMKCVALFTAPGLVNALVDDDSNKMQWALVFLCCGVIMITANLLSFPVFTDQPAPWATSKPKPVEENAEMHEKK